The genomic stretch CCTTTTCGATATCATGACCAAAGCGGCGGGCAATTGCCAAATAGCCTGTGGCAACGACGCGATCGGCGTATTCCTCGGCGGGTCCCTGTCGGCCGATCAAGTCTCCGGCGATCTGCTCGCGGACGAACTGGTTGTAAGGCAGATCGCGATTCAGCGCGCCAATGACCCAATTGCGATAACGCCAGGCGTGCGGCAGCGGGTGATCGGAATTCTCGCCGGCGGTATCGGCATACCGCACCACATCCAGCCAATGGCGGCCCCACTGCTCACCGTAGTGAGGCGAGGCCAACAACCGCTCGACAACGGCTTCGTAGGCGCGCGGCGATGTGTCTAGCTCGAACGCAGACACTTCCGCGGCCGTGGGGGGCAAACCTGTCAGGTCGTACGTCACGCGTCGCAGCAAGGACCTACGATCAGCGGGCGCCGTGGGGTGTTGGCCGGCCATTTCCATCTTCGACAGTACAAAACGGTCGACGCCCGTCCTCGGCCACGATTCCTCGCGCACCGACGGCGGGGCCGGAGTCTGCACTGGCTGGTAGGCCCAATGATTGGCCGCGGTAAATTCGACCCGCCGCTCCGCCCATGGCGCACCCGCCTTGATCCAAGCGACAAAGTCGGCCACTTGATCCGCGCGCAAGGCTTTGTCCGGCGGCATCGCCGACACGTCATCGGCGCGTAAGAGCGCCTTGATAAGCAAGCTCTCCTCCGGCTTTCCAGGAACGATTGCCGGTCCGGATTCGCCCCCGCTGACGAGTGCCTCGCGCGACGTTACCCGCAAATCGCCGGCCACTTGCTGATCGCCATGGCAGCGAAAACACACGCCGGCCAGCACGGGATGAATCTTTTGCTCGAACAGTTCCAAGGCGGCTGCGGCGGGCTCGTCTGCCCGCGCCGCCGCCGGGAGCAGGGCGAGCGCCGCCATGATCCTCCAGCACCACGGTGACGCGATGCGGCCTGTGCGCTGCACGACTAGATCTCCAGAAGCTCGTCGGCATCGCCGAATCGATCCATGCGGACTCCTACCTTGTCCATCATCGACAGGTACAGCCGGCACATCTGCCGGTTCGGCTTGTCGAGATAGTCGAGCACGCGGCCTCCCTTGATCTGCCCACCTCCGCCGCCGACCATCACGACGGGCAATTTCATGGCGTCGTGAACTCCGGTAAGCATGCTCGAACAATACATGAGCATGGAATTATCGAGCGCCGTCCGTTCCCCTTCCTGGATCGCGTCCAGCTTGCGGGCAATATAGCCCAGTTGGCTGATAAAGAACTGATTTACCTTCAGCCAGTCGGCCGTGTCGTTGTGGGACAGCAAATGGTGGATCATGTAGTCCACGCCCAGATTGGGGAAGCGCAGCGACGAGTGATCGTTATTGAGCTTCAGCGTCGACACACGCGTTGTGTCTGTCTGGAAAGCCAACACCAGGATGTCGCACATCAGCCGCATATGCTCGCCGATGTCTTGCGGCAGTCCGTCGGCGGGGCGAGGAATATTGGGCCGATCGAGCGTGGGGCGCCAGCCCTGCACCTGCCCGGCCTTGCCTGCATCTTCGATGCGCTGCTCAACCTCGCGAACGCTGTCGAGATATTCGTCCAGCTTGCGTTGGTCCGAGGTGCTGATCCCGCGGCGCAGGTCGCGAGCGTCAGACAATACGGCATCCAGCACGCTTTCGTCCCCTCGCGCCACTTCGTCCTTGAATAGGCGGTCGAAGGCCAGGGCCGGATACAGTTCCAGCGGCGTGGGCGTGGTGGGCGAGCTCCACGATATGTGCGAACTGTAAAGCATCGAGTAGTTCTTATGGACCGAGGCGTTGGACATCTCACAGCCCAGCACCAGGCTCGGTACCTTTGTGGCCCGTGCGAACCGCTGGGCGACGACCTGGTCGACACTGGTGCCGGAACGGATCTCGCCGCCGCTGGCCAAAGGCGCGCCCGACAACAAGTTGCCAGTCTGCGAACTATGAATGTTTCCCTTTTGGGCCTCTTCGTTATATAGGCCGCGAATAAACAGCAGCTTCTCTCGGAAATCGGTGAGCGGCTCCAGCACCTTGCCAAGCTGCATGTCGCGCCCTTCCCCCTTGGCCCACCACTCGGTCGAGTGAAAGCCATTGCCGGAAAAGAGGACCGCCATCCGCACCGGCGGTTGATTCGTTTGCGCGGCAGGACCAGCATCCGCGGCCCAGGCAGGCAGCGACTCGAGCCAGGGCAAAGCCATCGTGACCCCCAAGCCGCGCAACACGGAACGACGCGTAAGGCGAAAATCCTGCATCATGGCAAACACCTGATTCCTTGGGGCGTAACGAATTCCAGGTCTTTAATCGGCACTAACGGTTGCCGCAAAACTAGCGGCACGTTTATCTATCTATTCATCTCGATTTGCCAGCGAGGCGCCCGTCGCACCGCGCTGCCGAGTTCGTTCAACTATTGGTCCTCGGCATCGGCCACTCCTCGGTGATAACGGAACTGCTGGCTACGAACAACGGCCTCGACCGCCGCAGAGAATCGATAATCCTGCTTTGTTAGCTGGGTGACCATGTCTTCCACCAGCGGCTGATCCGATAGCTGCACGCCGCGCCCTAACGCATAGCCCAAAAGCTTGCGCGAGAAAGTGCGCAGGAACTGATCCTTCCGCTGCGTGAGCAAATAGCTGCGCAGATCGGCCAGGCCATCGATGTGCGTGCCGTCGGGCAAGTCGGCGGCCGTATCGATCGGCCGGTCTCCCAGGTCCTTGTCCCGTTTGCGGCCAATTGCGTCGTACCGCTCCA from Pirellulales bacterium encodes the following:
- a CDS encoding DUF1552 domain-containing protein; this translates as MMQDFRLTRRSVLRGLGVTMALPWLESLPAWAADAGPAAQTNQPPVRMAVLFSGNGFHSTEWWAKGEGRDMQLGKVLEPLTDFREKLLFIRGLYNEEAQKGNIHSSQTGNLLSGAPLASGGEIRSGTSVDQVVAQRFARATKVPSLVLGCEMSNASVHKNYSMLYSSHISWSSPTTPTPLELYPALAFDRLFKDEVARGDESVLDAVLSDARDLRRGISTSDQRKLDEYLDSVREVEQRIEDAGKAGQVQGWRPTLDRPNIPRPADGLPQDIGEHMRLMCDILVLAFQTDTTRVSTLKLNNDHSSLRFPNLGVDYMIHHLLSHNDTADWLKVNQFFISQLGYIARKLDAIQEGERTALDNSMLMYCSSMLTGVHDAMKLPVVMVGGGGGQIKGGRVLDYLDKPNRQMCRLYLSMMDKVGVRMDRFGDADELLEI